ACCTCAGGCGCCACGGTGACCTGGGCGCACCACGCATTGCGGCACAACAATCAAAAACAGTTCATCTGGGGGTTGGCGCTTACGGTCCTGCTCGGCGTTATTTTCCTCGTCATTCAGGGATACGAATATTCCATCGCCGCGTTCGGGTTCCGCGATGGAATTTATTCGTCGACATTCTACATGGCGACCGGCTTCCACGGCTTTCATGTGACCATTGGCGCGATATTCCTCGGCATTTGCCTGTGGCGTGCAATCCGTGGTGATTTCAAGCCCGATCAACATATCGGCTTCGAAGCGGCGGCGTGGTATTGGCATTTCGTCGATGTGGTGTGGTTGTTCCTATTCATCTGGGTTTATTGGTGGGGCGGCGCCTGAGCGCGCTGCCGCTGCCCTGACCAAGGGCGGTATCAGGTTAAGAGACGACGCCCGGGGGCCGAATGAGGCTCGCGGGCGTTGTCCTGTTGGCATAGAATGCCAACAGCGACGCAGGGCTCCGAAATTTTTTCGTTAAGGGAAATGCCACGGCATGGCTTCTTTGCCACCAATCCCGGTCTCTTTTCTTCGTGCCGGCCTGTTGTGCCGCTGCCCCAATTGCGGCAAGGGCCGGCTTTATTCGGGCTATCTAAAGGTTGTCGAGACATGCGCCAAGTGCGGGTTCGAGCTGCGCAAGCATGACGCAGGCGATGGCCCGGCGGTATTTGTCGTGCTCATTGTCGGTGCCATCATCGTCGGTTTGGCACTCTGGGTCGAAATTTCCTATCAGCCGCCCTATTGGGTGCATCTCGTGATCTGGGCTCCGGCCATTCTTGGCGGCTGCCTCGGGGCTCTTCGGCCGGCAAAAGCGATTTTGATCGCGCTACAATTCAAACACAGGATTTCAGGTTTTGACGACGCGGGATGAGACTTCTGTGCCAATGGCACGACGCTGGGTGATTTTTGTTGCCATCCCCGGCGTGTTGATTTTATTGGCGCTCGGCTCTTGGCAGGTGCAGCGCCTCATGTGGAAGAACGAGGCCAACGAATTCCGCCACATTCGCGCAAGTTCTGAGGCCGTGGCGCTACCCGAAATGGTAGCGGATGCGGCTGCCATGTTGTATCGCCCGGTATGGCTGGAAGGCCGTTTTCTGCATCAGCAGGAAATGTTTCTGGCGGCGCGCTCTTACAACTCAAACACCGGCTACCATGTCATCACGCCGTTCGAAAGAAGCGATGGTGGCTTCGTTCTGGTTAATCGTGGCTGGGTCCCGCTAGACCGCAAGGACCCGGCAACACGCATCGCAGCTCAAATAGACGGCATGGTGCGTATTGAGGGGCTGCTAACCGGCGGCAATATTCCCGGCTGGATGACCCCTGACAACGTGCCGGAAGAGAATTTCTGGTATTGGATCGACCTGCCGTCGCTGTACGGCCATGTCGGCCTTGAGCCGCGCGACTATCTCATTGATGCCAGCGCGGCGGCCAATCCGGGTGGCTACCCGATCGGTGGCCAGACCAGAACTGAGCTGCGCAACGAACACCTGCAATATGTTGTCATTTGGTATGCGCTTGCCGTCTGCCTTTGTGTGATCACCTTTCTGATGTTACGAAATGCGCGCCGCCGGGCGCGTCACAGCGCCGTGGAAAAAGCCTCTTGAGCGCTTACGAACAGCTTGAGCAGCGCTTCCAGCGTATGTCGAATTTGGGCGGCGCGGCGGCTGTGCTGCAATGGGATTGGGCGACGATCATGCCGGCGGGCGGTGCCGAGGCGCGCGCCGCGCAGCTTTCAGAGCTCGATGTTATCCGTCACGAATTGATGACCGATCCAAAACTAGGCGATTTGCTCGGCGCGGCGGAGTTAGCGCGCGCCGACCTGGGCCCTTGGCAGGACGCCAATCTCTCCGAAATGCGCCATCGCTGGGCCCATGCCAATGCGCTGCCGGCAGATTTGGTGGCGGCGTCCAGCACTGCGGCCTCAACTTGCGAACTTGTGTGGCGCGAGGCCCGTGCGTCGAACGATTTCCCGGCCTTTCAGAAAGCTTTTGAGCCGCTCCTCGGCTTGATCCGGGAAAAGGCTGAGGCCAAAGCGGCGGCGCTCGGTCTTGCCCCCTACGATGCCCTGATCGACGGCTATGATCCGGGTTTCGCATGCGCGGAGATTGACGTCATTTTTGATGATCTGGCGGGTTTTTTGCCCGCCTTTCTGGCCCAGGTCTTGGACAAGCAGGCGCATGAAACAGCGCCGCTCCGTCCCACCGGCCCGTTTGCCGTTGCACAGCAACGTGCACTCTCCCGGACTCTTATGGAGCGCATCGGATTCGATTTTGGCCATGGCAGGTTGGACGAAAGCCATCATCCCTTTTGTGGCGGCGTTGCGGAAGATGTCCGCATCACCACGCGCTATGACGAACTCGATTTTACATCTTCGCTGATGGGCGTGTTGCATGAAACCGGCCACGCGCTTTATGAGCGTGGGTTGCCGGCAGAGTGGCGGACGCAGCCGGTCGGGGAATCGCGCAGCATGAGCCTGCACGAGAGCCAATCCCTGCTAATGGAGATGCAAGTTTGCCGCGGCGGCGAGTTTATCGGTTTTGCCGCGCCGCTGATGCGCGAGGCCTTCGCTGCGAACGGGTCTGAGGCCGACCCCGCATTCGCACCCGACAATCTGCAACGAATGGCGCTCATCGTGGCGCCTGATTTTATTCGGGTCGACGCCGATGAGGTCACCTATCCGGCGCACATCATGCTGCGCTACCGCCTCGAGAAAGCAATGATAGCAGGCGATCTTCAGGCGACCGACCTGCCCGACGCCTGGCGCGAGGGCATGCGGGAATTTCTCGGTTTGACGCCGCGCAACGACGGTGAAGGCTGTCTCCAAGACATCCATTGGGCTGGGGGTGATATCGGTTATTTTCCGAGCTATACCTTGGGTGCTTTGATCGCGGCCCAGCTTTTCGAAAGCGCCTGCCACGGTATCGCAGGCCTACGATCAGGGCTTGCCGCGGGCGAATTTGCTGATTTGTTGACCTGGCTGCGCGGCGCCGTTCACAGTCAGGCATCGCGCTATTCCAGCCATGAACTTATAGAACGCGCGACCGGCCGCCCGCTCAGCACCGATGCCTTTAAGGCTCATCTACAGGCGCGTTATCTTGGCTGATGACTGCCGCTTGCGCTCGGCCATGTGCGGCGTACAGTCTGGCATCAATTTGATCATGCCCGTGAGATATCGCCCATGCGTTATGTGAGCACGCGCGGCGAAGGCGGTGCTGGGGTGTCGTTTGAAGATGTGCTGCTCGTCGGCCTTGCGCGCGACGGCGGATTGTTTGTTCCAAAAAGCTGGCCAGCGCCATTTTCAAGCGGCGAACTTGATGAGCTCGCCGCACTCGATTATGCCGATCTCGCGGCCCGATTGACGCGACCCTTTGTGGGAGACGCGGTGGAACCTGCGGCGCTCGAAATTATTGCTCGAGAAAGCTATGCGGCATTTGATCATCCGGCGACGGCGCCCCTTCGCCAACTCGGTAACGGCCTCTGGCTGATGGAGTTGTTCCACGGGCCGACATTGTCGTTTAAGGACTATGCTCTGCAATTTCTTGGTCGCCTGTTTGATCACGTCGTGGCGCGGCGCGGACAACGGTTGACCATTCTCGGCGCGACGTCCGGCGATACTGGGTCCGCCGCGATCGAAGCGTGTCGTGGGCGTGACTCTCTCTCCATTATTATTCTGCATCCGCATGGCCGTGTGTCGGAAGTGCAACGCCGGCAGATGACCACCGTCGATTCTCCAAACGTGCACAATGTTGCCATCGAGGGGACGTTCGACGACTGCCAGGCCCTGGTAAAAGCAATGTTCACCGATCTGCCGCTCCGCGACTCGCTCAATCTGGCCGCGATAAATTCGATCAATTGGGCACGAATCATGGCGCAAACCATTTATTACGCCTATGCCGCTCTCGCCTTGGGTTCGCCGGCGCGCCCCGTTTCGTTTGCCGTGCCAACGGGAAATTTCGGTAATGTTTATTCTGGCTACGTTGCTGCCCGGCTCGGCCTACCTATCCAAAATCTGCTCGTGGCGACAAACGCCAATGATATTTTAGCGCGATTTTTTGCCGGCGCCGGGTATCGAAAAAGTGAGGTCATCCCGAGCATAAGCCCGAGTATGGATATCCAAGTGGCGAGCAACTTCGAGCGCCTGTTGTTTGAACTCCAGGGCCGAAACGGAACCGAGGTCCGGGCTTTGATCGAAAGCCTGGACTCGGATAGCGGCTTCGATGTGGCGCCAGAAAAACTCCAAGACGCCCACCGCCTGTTTTCTGCCCGTCGGGTAGACGATGCGCGCGCGCTTCAATGCATGGCAGAAACTTGGCGGAATTGCGGCATGTTGATTGATCCGCACAGTGCGGCCGGCCTGGCCGCCGCAATGGATGCTGCAGAAGAGCGTGAAGGTAAAGGCGGCCAATCCGCGACGATTTGTCTTGCGACCGCACATCCGGCTAAATTCCCCGATGCGGTTGAGCAGGCGACTGGTGTCCGCCCGGCGTTGCCGGCGGCGTTGACCGATTTGCTCCGGCGTCCGGAGCAGGTGACGCAACTGCCAAATGATTTGGCCGCGGTGAAAGCATATGTCCGTGCTACAGCAGCGGGCCAACATGAAGGGAACGTTGCGTGACGACACAAATTTCAACCCTGGCAAACGGCTTGCGCGTGGTGAGTGAGGAAATGCCGCATATTGAGACGGCATCCATTGGCGTTTGGGTCGATGTCGGCGCGCGTTACGAAAGCGCTGACATAAACGGCGTGTCTCATCTGCTGGAGCATATGGCTTTCAAAGGCACGAAGCGCCGCAGTGCTTTGGCCATTGCTGAGGAGATCGAGGCGGTTGGTGGCCACGTCAACGCCTATACCTCGCGTGAGCAGACCGCCTATTACGCCAAGGTGATGAAGGAAGATACCGCGCTCGCGGTCGATATTTTGGCCGATATTCTTCAGCACTCGACGTTTGCGGAAGACGAATTGGCGCGTGAACGCGAGGTGGTTATTCAGGAAATCGCCCAAGCCCATGATACGCCCGATGATGTCGTCTTCGATCAATTTCAAGAAATAATTTATCCGGACCAACCGCTCGGGCGCACCATTCTCGGTCCGGCTGCGCAGGTCGAGAACTATTCGCGCGATGTCCTGGCCGATTATATGGGCCGGCACTATAACGCTCAGCGCATGGTCGTCGTCGGCGCCGGGCGGCTCGAACATGACGTGTTGGTGGAAATGGCGGGAAACGCTTTTATCGACCTGCCGACGGCCGGATCGACCGACGATCTCACAGCCAAATATGAAGGCGGCGATGTACGAACAAGCCGGGAATTGGAGCAGGCCCATCTGGTGCTCGGCTTCGACGGGATCGCGTATGGCGATGCGGATTATTATACGGCTCAGTTGCTCTCAACTCTGTTGGGGGGCGGCATGTCGTCGCGCCTGTTCCAAGAAATTCGCGAACGGCGCGGGTTAGCCTACTCGGTCTTCAGCTTCGCTTCGTCCTATACGGATGGTGGCGTGTTCGGCGTTTATTGCGGCACTGGCCCCGATAAACTGGCTGAGCTCACGCCGGTAATCTCCGATGAATTGCAGAAGGTGTGCGAAAAAGTGACATCGGAAGAAATCGACCGCGCCCGCGCTCAGCTGAAATCGGGTCTTCTCATGTCGCTCGAATCCAGCTCGTCGCGCTGCGAGCGCCTGGGGCGGCAAATGCTAATTTTTAACCGCTCCGTCCCAATCGAAGAAATGGTCGCGGAAATAGACGTAATCACCGCCGAGGATGTCGTGCGGGTAGCCGTGCGAATTTTTCGTGGCAGCCGGCCGAGCCTCGCAGCGCTCGGACCGGTTTCCGGTCTTGAAAGTTATGACCGAGTCGCGGAGCGATTTGCCTAATGTCGGTTCTCCGGACAGCGCGCCCGGAGCGGGACGATTCCCATCTGCTCGGCCCAAACGTGCGGGTGCGCGCGCCCGAACAGCGCGATTGGCAGGCTTGGGCAGAGCTGCGCACCGCGTCGCGAGATTTTTTGGTGCCGTGGGAGCCGGCCTGGGCCAGCGATTCACATAGCCGCGCCGCCTTTCGCCGCCGTTTGCGCCGTCAACAGCGCGATGCCAGTGACGATGTGTGCTATTCCTATTTTCTCATTCGC
The sequence above is drawn from the Pseudomonadota bacterium genome and encodes:
- a CDS encoding DUF983 domain-containing protein gives rise to the protein MASLPPIPVSFLRAGLLCRCPNCGKGRLYSGYLKVVETCAKCGFELRKHDAGDGPAVFVVLIVGAIIVGLALWVEISYQPPYWVHLVIWAPAILGGCLGALRPAKAILIALQFKHRISGFDDAG
- a CDS encoding SURF1 family protein; translation: MARRWVIFVAIPGVLILLALGSWQVQRLMWKNEANEFRHIRASSEAVALPEMVADAAAMLYRPVWLEGRFLHQQEMFLAARSYNSNTGYHVITPFERSDGGFVLVNRGWVPLDRKDPATRIAAQIDGMVRIEGLLTGGNIPGWMTPDNVPEENFWYWIDLPSLYGHVGLEPRDYLIDASAAANPGGYPIGGQTRTELRNEHLQYVVIWYALAVCLCVITFLMLRNARRRARHSAVEKAS
- a CDS encoding carboxypeptidase M32; translated protein: MSAYEQLEQRFQRMSNLGGAAAVLQWDWATIMPAGGAEARAAQLSELDVIRHELMTDPKLGDLLGAAELARADLGPWQDANLSEMRHRWAHANALPADLVAASSTAASTCELVWREARASNDFPAFQKAFEPLLGLIREKAEAKAAALGLAPYDALIDGYDPGFACAEIDVIFDDLAGFLPAFLAQVLDKQAHETAPLRPTGPFAVAQQRALSRTLMERIGFDFGHGRLDESHHPFCGGVAEDVRITTRYDELDFTSSLMGVLHETGHALYERGLPAEWRTQPVGESRSMSLHESQSLLMEMQVCRGGEFIGFAAPLMREAFAANGSEADPAFAPDNLQRMALIVAPDFIRVDADEVTYPAHIMLRYRLEKAMIAGDLQATDLPDAWREGMREFLGLTPRNDGEGCLQDIHWAGGDIGYFPSYTLGALIAAQLFESACHGIAGLRSGLAAGEFADLLTWLRGAVHSQASRYSSHELIERATGRPLSTDAFKAHLQARYLG
- the thrC gene encoding threonine synthase encodes the protein MRYVSTRGEGGAGVSFEDVLLVGLARDGGLFVPKSWPAPFSSGELDELAALDYADLAARLTRPFVGDAVEPAALEIIARESYAAFDHPATAPLRQLGNGLWLMELFHGPTLSFKDYALQFLGRLFDHVVARRGQRLTILGATSGDTGSAAIEACRGRDSLSIIILHPHGRVSEVQRRQMTTVDSPNVHNVAIEGTFDDCQALVKAMFTDLPLRDSLNLAAINSINWARIMAQTIYYAYAALALGSPARPVSFAVPTGNFGNVYSGYVAARLGLPIQNLLVATNANDILARFFAGAGYRKSEVIPSISPSMDIQVASNFERLLFELQGRNGTEVRALIESLDSDSGFDVAPEKLQDAHRLFSARRVDDARALQCMAETWRNCGMLIDPHSAAGLAAAMDAAEEREGKGGQSATICLATAHPAKFPDAVEQATGVRPALPAALTDLLRRPEQVTQLPNDLAAVKAYVRATAAGQHEGNVA
- a CDS encoding pitrilysin family protein, encoding MTTQISTLANGLRVVSEEMPHIETASIGVWVDVGARYESADINGVSHLLEHMAFKGTKRRSALAIAEEIEAVGGHVNAYTSREQTAYYAKVMKEDTALAVDILADILQHSTFAEDELAREREVVIQEIAQAHDTPDDVVFDQFQEIIYPDQPLGRTILGPAAQVENYSRDVLADYMGRHYNAQRMVVVGAGRLEHDVLVEMAGNAFIDLPTAGSTDDLTAKYEGGDVRTSRELEQAHLVLGFDGIAYGDADYYTAQLLSTLLGGGMSSRLFQEIRERRGLAYSVFSFASSYTDGGVFGVYCGTGPDKLAELTPVISDELQKVCEKVTSEEIDRARAQLKSGLLMSLESSSSRCERLGRQMLIFNRSVPIEEMVAEIDVITAEDVVRVAVRIFRGSRPSLAALGPVSGLESYDRVAERFA